One Faecalispora anaeroviscerum genomic window carries:
- the ilvB gene encoding biosynthetic-type acetolactate synthase large subunit: MISGAEIMVKCLEQEGVVLTFGYPGAAICPFYDQLSLSSIQHVLVRQEQNAAHAASGYARSSGKPGVCIATSGPGATNLITGIATAYMDSVPLIAITGQVRSELLGRDVFQEADITGACEPFTKHSYLVKDTADLPRVFKEAFHIASTGRPGPVLIDVPVDVQQNEIKEFKYPQHADIIGYKPRTQGHALQIKRAVEVLSSAQRPLICCGGGVVLAGARKELMTLVEKTGIPVVSTMMGIGVVPMDSDSYLGMVGSHGKKSANQALLGADVVILCGARVGDRAIIAPEMLGTKSQIIHIDVDPAEIGKNITAHIPIVGDIRLVLGSLADKVSCTAPQEWLQKVQELRRAEIPHGEPSQHFVEPRSFMRTLSSMMKDDAILVADVGQNQIWSVNNFNVKEGRFLTSGGLGTMGYSIPAAIGAKLAKPRRQVVAVCGDGSFQMSMCELGTIMQSGVGVKIIVMVNEHLGMVREIQDKLYGKRHMATELHGNPDFVALARAYGIESAQAENNPEAEELAKKMLASNKPYLLVCKVDPTLPSI, translated from the coding sequence ATGATCAGCGGAGCGGAAATCATGGTGAAATGCCTGGAGCAGGAAGGGGTCGTCCTAACGTTCGGCTATCCGGGCGCGGCGATCTGTCCTTTTTATGATCAGCTATCTCTGTCTTCCATCCAGCATGTTTTGGTTCGGCAGGAGCAGAACGCCGCCCACGCCGCGAGCGGCTATGCACGCTCGAGCGGAAAGCCCGGTGTGTGTATTGCTACCTCCGGCCCCGGCGCGACCAACCTCATTACAGGGATTGCGACCGCCTATATGGATTCGGTACCCCTCATTGCCATTACCGGGCAGGTTCGTTCCGAGCTGCTCGGCCGCGATGTGTTTCAGGAGGCCGACATCACCGGTGCGTGCGAGCCGTTTACAAAGCACAGCTACCTGGTAAAAGACACCGCCGATCTGCCGCGCGTGTTCAAGGAAGCGTTTCACATTGCTTCTACGGGTCGCCCCGGCCCCGTTCTGATCGATGTGCCGGTGGATGTGCAGCAAAACGAGATTAAAGAGTTTAAATACCCGCAGCACGCGGATATTATCGGATATAAGCCCCGCACGCAGGGACATGCCCTGCAGATCAAGCGCGCCGTGGAGGTGCTTTCCTCCGCGCAGCGTCCGCTGATTTGCTGCGGCGGCGGCGTTGTGCTGGCGGGTGCCAGAAAAGAACTGATGACCTTGGTGGAGAAAACGGGAATTCCTGTGGTGTCTACCATGATGGGCATCGGCGTTGTTCCGATGGACAGCGATTCCTACCTGGGCATGGTTGGCTCGCATGGCAAAAAGAGTGCCAATCAGGCGCTGCTCGGCGCGGACGTGGTCATTTTGTGCGGTGCCAGAGTAGGCGACCGTGCTATTATTGCCCCTGAAATGCTGGGAACCAAATCGCAGATCATTCATATTGATGTAGACCCCGCCGAAATCGGCAAAAATATTACCGCGCACATCCCGATCGTAGGTGACATCCGCCTGGTGCTGGGCAGTCTGGCAGATAAGGTGAGCTGCACCGCCCCGCAGGAATGGCTACAAAAGGTTCAGGAGCTGCGGCGGGCTGAGATTCCGCATGGCGAGCCTTCGCAGCATTTTGTGGAGCCGCGCTCGTTTATGCGCACGCTTTCTTCCATGATGAAGGATGACGCGATTCTCGTTGCGGACGTCGGCCAGAACCAGATTTGGTCTGTCAACAACTTTAACGTAAAGGAAGGGCGCTTTTTAACGTCCGGCGGCCTTGGCACTATGGGGTATTCGATCCCTGCGGCCATCGGCGCGAAGCTGGCCAAGCCCCGCCGCCAGGTAGTAGCGGTTTGCGGCGACGGCTCGTTCCAGATGTCGATGTGCGAGCTCGGCACAATCATGCAGAGCGGCGTCGGTGTCAAGATTATCGTGATGGTCAATGAGCATCTCGGCATGGTGCGCGAGATTCAGGATAAGCTGTACGGCAAGCGGCACATGGCCACCGAGCTGCACGGAAACCCCGATTTTGTAGCGCTGGCGAGGGCCTATGGCATTGAATCCGCCCAGGCGGAGAACAATCCCGAGGCGGAAGAGCTGGCGAAGAAAATGCTGGCGTCGAATAAACCGTATCTGCTGGTGTGCAAGGTTGATCCGACCTTGCCGTCGATTTGA
- a CDS encoding carbohydrate ABC transporter permease, giving the protein MQRKKINIWPYLLITPAVLIIIAVVLFPALNAILMSFQSYDLRRPSSIGFVGLSNYIDVLQDKLFWASLWRTILWVVFGVGFQFVFGFILANLLNKSFHGRGIVRAVSLIPWVTPGVLIGLMWRWIYDGSYGVLNDLLMKVGLVNAPVPFLAQESTVMPSVILTIIWQGIPFFALMLLAGLQGVPGELYEAADIDGATGFQKLFRITIPAIKNTIFVTTLLRIIWVANSVDVIFNMTGGGPAYASQTLSVYVFNKANALNLGYSSTMSLLLTFLLLLVAIPYLKNMFANQEA; this is encoded by the coding sequence GTGCAGCGTAAAAAGATCAATATTTGGCCGTATTTGCTGATCACGCCTGCGGTGCTGATTATTATCGCGGTTGTTTTATTCCCTGCGCTTAACGCGATTTTAATGAGCTTTCAAAGTTACGATTTAAGAAGACCGAGCAGTATTGGTTTTGTTGGGCTTTCCAACTATATCGACGTTCTGCAGGATAAGCTGTTCTGGGCATCCCTTTGGAGAACAATCCTGTGGGTTGTTTTCGGTGTAGGCTTCCAGTTTGTTTTTGGCTTTATTCTGGCGAATCTTTTGAATAAGAGCTTCCACGGCCGCGGTATTGTACGCGCGGTAAGCCTGATTCCCTGGGTAACCCCCGGTGTGCTCATCGGCCTCATGTGGCGCTGGATTTACGACGGCAGCTACGGTGTGCTGAACGACCTTTTGATGAAGGTTGGCCTGGTCAATGCGCCGGTTCCGTTTTTGGCGCAGGAATCCACGGTAATGCCGTCGGTGATACTCACAATTATCTGGCAGGGCATTCCGTTCTTTGCCCTGATGCTTCTGGCCGGTTTGCAGGGCGTGCCCGGCGAGCTGTACGAGGCGGCCGACATTGACGGTGCCACGGGATTCCAGAAGCTGTTCCGCATTACCATTCCCGCCATTAAAAATACGATCTTCGTCACCACGCTGCTGCGCATTATCTGGGTAGCAAACTCGGTAGACGTGATCTTCAACATGACGGGTGGCGGACCCGCTTACGCTTCGCAGACGCTGAGCGTTTACGTATTCAACAAGGCGAACGCCCTGAATCTGGGCTATTCGTCGACCATGTCGCTCCTGCTCACATTCCTGCTGCTGCTGGTAGCGATTCCGTATCTGAAAAATATGTTTGCGAATCAGGAGGCGTAA
- a CDS encoding carbohydrate ABC transporter permease, with the protein MQHKRTPMQNLLLLYLPLFVILLFLLFPFYWTFVTSIKPEAELYGSVVTYWPHNVTFESYRKLFVDFNFLKPMGNSFTVAIITTLITLTVSMLASYSFSRFRFAGRKAFMVLFLTNNMFPTVLLLIPLYAIMRSMGLLYTPLSLVLSYATFTIPFSVWLLNGFINDLPLSLEEAAMVDGCNRAQAFTRIIFPVLVPCLVATGVYIFMTSWNEYTFAVMFTNERNRTIPVALKNLIGQLGVQWDLLTAGGIITIIPVCIMFFFAQKRLVEGLTAGAVKG; encoded by the coding sequence ATGCAGCATAAAAGAACACCCATGCAAAATTTACTGTTGCTGTACCTGCCTCTTTTTGTGATTCTGCTGTTTTTGCTGTTCCCGTTTTACTGGACGTTTGTTACCTCCATTAAGCCGGAAGCAGAGCTGTATGGCAGCGTGGTCACCTACTGGCCCCATAACGTGACATTTGAATCCTACAGAAAGCTTTTTGTGGATTTTAACTTTTTAAAGCCCATGGGCAACAGCTTTACGGTGGCAATTATTACCACCCTCATTACATTGACCGTATCCATGCTGGCGTCGTATTCGTTTTCTCGCTTCCGTTTCGCCGGCCGGAAGGCTTTCATGGTTCTGTTTTTGACCAATAACATGTTCCCCACGGTCTTGCTGTTGATCCCTCTTTATGCTATTATGCGTAGTATGGGCCTTCTGTACACCCCTCTTTCTCTGGTGCTTTCTTATGCCACATTCACCATTCCGTTCTCGGTATGGCTGCTGAATGGCTTTATCAACGACCTGCCCTTGTCTTTGGAGGAAGCCGCCATGGTAGACGGCTGCAATCGGGCGCAGGCATTTACCCGCATTATTTTCCCCGTGCTGGTGCCCTGTCTTGTTGCCACGGGTGTGTACATCTTCATGACCTCCTGGAACGAGTACACTTTCGCCGTGATGTTCACTAACGAGCGGAACCGCACAATTCCTGTGGCTCTAAAGAATCTGATCGGCCAGCTGGGGGTCCAGTGGGATCTTTTGACGGCCGGCGGAATTATAACGATCATCCCCGTCTGTATCATGTTCTTCTTCGCGCAGAAGCGTTTGGTGGAAGGCCTGACCGCGGGGGCCGTGAAGGGTTAA
- a CDS encoding VOC family protein, whose amino-acid sequence MKSTFLHFNFNVFDLQKSLAFYSKALGLTEKHRKTAADGSFILAYLTDGFTDFELELTWMRDRKEPYNLGDNEIHLAVRVPDKKEAYELHKSMGCICYENHEMDLYFINDPDGYWIEILDR is encoded by the coding sequence ATGAAATCGACCTTCCTTCATTTCAATTTTAATGTTTTCGACCTGCAAAAAAGCCTTGCATTTTACAGCAAGGCACTGGGTCTTACGGAAAAGCACCGTAAAACGGCCGCTGACGGCTCGTTCATCCTCGCATATCTCACCGACGGCTTCACCGATTTCGAGTTGGAGCTGACCTGGATGCGCGACCGCAAGGAGCCGTATAACCTGGGCGACAACGAAATCCATCTGGCTGTGCGCGTGCCCGACAAAAAGGAAGCCTATGAGCTGCACAAGAGCATGGGCTGCATCTGCTACGAAAATCATGAAATGGATCTGTATTTTATCAATGACCCCGACGGATACTGGATTGAAATTCTGGATCGCTGA
- a CDS encoding transketolase: protein MNSELNAKATQIRADILKSLYACQSGHPGGSLSCVEILLALYNNVMKYDPKNPHMEDRDRFVLSKGHACPTLYAVLADKGFFPKEDLQHLRQADSHLQGHPDMTKTPGVDCNTGSLGQGISVAGGMALAAKYKKEDYKVYALIGDGEMQEGLVWEAAMSAAHYHLDNFTVLLDFNHLQIDGSNDQVMSVGDPIEKFRAFGFECLEVDGHDIDAITEAIKKPVVGKPKFICCHTHKGRGISFMEDNHGWHGKPMSKDDFAAAMKELGVTIDG, encoded by the coding sequence ATGAACAGCGAACTAAACGCAAAAGCCACGCAGATTAGAGCCGATATTTTAAAATCGCTCTATGCCTGCCAGTCGGGTCATCCCGGCGGATCCCTGTCCTGTGTAGAGATCCTGTTGGCGTTGTACAACAATGTAATGAAGTACGACCCCAAAAACCCGCATATGGAAGACCGCGACCGTTTTGTACTGAGCAAGGGACATGCCTGCCCCACGCTGTACGCGGTTCTGGCGGACAAAGGGTTCTTCCCCAAAGAGGATCTTCAGCACCTGCGTCAGGCAGATTCTCACCTGCAGGGGCATCCCGATATGACCAAGACCCCGGGCGTTGACTGCAACACCGGTTCTTTGGGGCAGGGAATCTCGGTTGCCGGCGGCATGGCGCTTGCGGCAAAATATAAAAAAGAAGATTACAAGGTTTACGCTCTGATCGGCGACGGCGAAATGCAGGAAGGCCTGGTATGGGAGGCGGCAATGTCCGCGGCTCATTACCATCTCGATAACTTCACGGTACTTCTCGACTTTAACCATCTTCAGATTGACGGCAGCAATGATCAGGTAATGAGTGTTGGCGACCCGATTGAAAAATTCCGCGCATTCGGCTTTGAATGCCTGGAAGTGGACGGACACGACATTGACGCGATTACGGAAGCGATCAAGAAGCCGGTCGTCGGCAAGCCCAAATTTATTTGCTGCCATACCCATAAGGGCCGCGGCATCTCCTTTATGGAAGATAACCACGGATGGCACGGCAAGCCGATGTCTAAGGATGATTTTGCGGCGGCAATGAAGGAACTGGGGGTAACGATCGATGGCTGA
- a CDS encoding FadR/GntR family transcriptional regulator, whose amino-acid sequence MSQILFGTRELPLLISKKLKEMIVEKNLKPGDRLPSEGELAAMFGVGRSTVREAVKLLIADNIVEIHRGTGTFITESPGLKNDPLGLHFANPNKLLQNLLESRLLIEPQIARLAAQRATGENLYRLGQAIEEMETAERYNGLEYPSRDVDFHTAVAECTQNDVLKRILPLICESIREGYLETMNVPGTHQRAIEAHIRIFEAIREKNPDAAAEETRRHILQAMDDSQLKY is encoded by the coding sequence ATGAGTCAAATTTTGTTTGGGACCAGAGAACTTCCCCTCTTGATTTCCAAAAAACTGAAGGAAATGATTGTGGAAAAAAATCTGAAGCCCGGCGATCGTCTCCCCAGCGAGGGGGAACTGGCGGCCATGTTCGGTGTAGGGCGCTCTACGGTGCGCGAGGCGGTCAAGCTGTTGATCGCCGATAATATTGTTGAAATTCACAGGGGGACAGGCACCTTTATTACGGAAAGTCCCGGGCTCAAGAACGATCCTTTGGGGCTGCACTTTGCAAATCCGAACAAACTGCTTCAAAACCTGCTGGAAAGCAGGCTTCTGATAGAACCGCAGATCGCGAGGCTGGCGGCACAAAGGGCCACCGGCGAGAATCTTTACAGGCTTGGCCAGGCAATTGAAGAGATGGAAACCGCGGAGCGTTACAATGGGCTGGAGTATCCTTCCCGTGACGTGGATTTTCATACGGCGGTGGCCGAGTGCACGCAGAATGACGTGTTAAAGCGTATTCTGCCTTTAATCTGTGAGTCGATTCGGGAAGGTTATCTCGAAACGATGAATGTTCCTGGCACGCATCAGCGGGCCATCGAGGCTCATATCCGTATTTTCGAGGCGATTCGGGAGAAAAATCCGGATGCCGCGGCGGAGGAGACAAGACGGCACATTTTGCAGGCCATGGACGATTCTCAGCTCAAATATTAG
- the ilvN gene encoding acetolactate synthase small subunit: MKYTLSVLVENQPGVLSKVSGLFSRRGFNIDSLAVGVTEDPAISRMTIVVNGDEYVMEQVEKQLNKLIPVIKVKRLDDTGPFISSELALIKVSCTPQYRPEILQIAELFHARVVDVSLSSLTIQFADTTEKTETLLTLLKPYGIKEIARTGTVALEQGPQVTRKQSV; this comes from the coding sequence ATGAAATATACTCTCTCAGTACTGGTGGAAAACCAGCCGGGTGTCCTGTCTAAGGTTTCGGGTCTGTTTTCGCGCCGCGGGTTCAACATTGACAGCCTTGCCGTGGGCGTGACGGAAGACCCCGCCATTTCCCGCATGACAATCGTCGTCAACGGTGACGAATATGTGATGGAGCAGGTGGAAAAACAGCTCAACAAGCTGATTCCCGTGATCAAGGTCAAACGCCTTGACGACACCGGCCCGTTCATCAGCAGCGAGCTGGCGCTGATTAAAGTGAGCTGCACGCCGCAGTACCGCCCCGAAATTCTTCAGATCGCGGAGCTGTTCCACGCGCGTGTGGTGGATGTTTCCCTCAGCTCTTTAACAATTCAGTTTGCGGATACCACTGAAAAAACAGAAACACTGCTTACATTGCTGAAGCCCTACGGCATTAAAGAAATCGCCCGCACGGGTACCGTCGCACTGGAGCAAGGGCCCCAGGTAACCAGAAAACAGAGCGTTTGA
- a CDS encoding transketolase family protein gives MAEKKSLRVAYGEALVELGAKNDKVVAMDADLAHATMSSMFLDKYPDRFFNFGIAEANLVCAAAGFAHSGLIPFASTFALFGTGRAYEEIRNSVAYVNANVKFGFSHSGLCVGEDGGSHQSIEDLALMRVVPNMTIFVPCDPIETKKAVFAAAEINGPVYIRVARPVCDVITEESTPFIPGKANIMKDGTDVCLVATGLMVPEALKAAELLAADGISAAVVNVHTIKPFDNETIVKMAEKCGAMVSVEEHSIIGGLGSAVAEALAGHSSAKFDRVGVMDKFGKSGKPADLFRIYGLTPENIVAKAKALLK, from the coding sequence ATGGCTGAGAAAAAATCTTTAAGAGTAGCTTACGGCGAGGCTCTTGTTGAGCTTGGCGCGAAAAACGATAAGGTAGTCGCGATGGATGCCGATCTGGCCCACGCTACCATGAGCAGCATGTTCCTCGACAAATATCCGGACCGCTTTTTCAACTTCGGTATTGCGGAAGCGAACCTCGTTTGCGCGGCAGCGGGCTTTGCACATTCCGGTCTGATCCCCTTTGCCAGCACCTTCGCACTGTTCGGCACCGGCCGCGCATACGAAGAGATCCGCAACTCGGTTGCGTATGTGAATGCCAACGTAAAATTCGGCTTTTCCCATTCCGGCCTGTGTGTGGGTGAGGACGGCGGCAGCCACCAGTCTATTGAGGATCTGGCGCTGATGCGCGTGGTCCCCAACATGACCATCTTTGTCCCCTGTGATCCGATTGAAACCAAGAAGGCTGTTTTTGCCGCGGCAGAAATCAACGGCCCTGTTTATATCCGCGTGGCACGCCCTGTGTGCGACGTGATTACGGAAGAAAGTACCCCCTTCATTCCCGGCAAAGCCAACATCATGAAGGACGGCACCGACGTATGCCTGGTTGCCACCGGCCTGATGGTTCCCGAAGCGCTCAAGGCTGCTGAACTGCTGGCGGCGGATGGCATTAGCGCTGCGGTTGTAAACGTTCACACCATTAAGCCCTTCGACAACGAGACAATCGTGAAGATGGCTGAGAAGTGCGGCGCGATGGTTTCCGTGGAAGAGCACTCCATCATTGGCGGCCTCGGCTCTGCCGTTGCAGAGGCTTTGGCGGGCCATTCCAGCGCGAAGTTCGACCGCGTTGGCGTAATGGATAAGTTTGGTAAATCTGGCAAACCGGCAGACCTGTTCCGCATTTACGGCTTGACTCCGGAAAACATTGTGGCAAAAGCCAAGGCTCTGCTGAAATAA
- the ilvC gene encoding ketol-acid reductoisomerase, whose product MPKIYYEADCDINVLKGKKVAIIGYGSQGHAHALNLHDSGVDVVVGLYEGSKSAERAKKAGLKVMTVPEATKAADIIMILIPDERQADMYKKDIEPNLTEGKAIAFAHGFNIHFGQIKPPKFVDVFMIAPKGPGHTVRSEFQEGKGVPCLVAIEQDYTGHALDVALAYGAGIGGARAAVMETTFRVETETDLFGEQAVLCGGVTALMKAGFETLVEAGYAPENAYFECIHEMKLIVDLIYKGGFSLMRYSISDTAEFGDYETGKRLITDETKKEMKKVLNEIQDGTFASKWIAENKNGRAHFSACRRNESEHELEAVGKELRKMYSWSEEDKYAE is encoded by the coding sequence ATGCCAAAGATTTATTATGAAGCCGATTGCGATATCAACGTACTTAAGGGGAAAAAAGTAGCGATTATTGGCTATGGCAGCCAGGGCCATGCCCATGCTTTAAACCTGCATGACAGTGGAGTCGATGTTGTAGTAGGCCTTTATGAGGGCAGCAAGAGCGCGGAGCGCGCAAAAAAGGCAGGCCTCAAGGTTATGACCGTGCCGGAGGCCACCAAGGCTGCGGACATTATCATGATTCTGATCCCCGATGAGCGTCAGGCAGATATGTACAAGAAAGACATTGAGCCGAACCTGACCGAGGGCAAGGCAATTGCGTTTGCCCATGGCTTTAATATTCATTTCGGCCAAATCAAGCCCCCCAAGTTTGTGGATGTGTTCATGATCGCCCCTAAGGGCCCCGGACATACCGTTCGCAGCGAGTTCCAGGAGGGCAAGGGTGTTCCCTGCCTGGTAGCGATTGAGCAGGATTATACCGGCCATGCGCTCGACGTCGCGTTGGCTTACGGCGCAGGCATTGGCGGCGCGCGCGCAGCTGTGATGGAGACCACCTTCCGTGTGGAAACTGAAACAGATTTGTTTGGCGAGCAGGCGGTCCTGTGCGGCGGTGTAACCGCTTTGATGAAGGCTGGCTTTGAAACGCTGGTGGAAGCGGGCTACGCTCCCGAAAACGCATACTTTGAGTGCATCCATGAGATGAAGCTGATTGTTGACCTGATCTACAAGGGCGGCTTCTCTCTGATGAGATACTCCATTTCCGACACCGCGGAGTTCGGCGATTACGAAACCGGCAAGCGCCTGATCACCGACGAGACCAAGAAGGAAATGAAGAAGGTTCTCAACGAAATTCAGGACGGCACCTTTGCCTCCAAGTGGATTGCAGAGAACAAGAACGGCCGCGCACATTTCAGCGCCTGCCGCCGCAATGAATCGGAGCATGAACTGGAAGCCGTCGGCAAAGAGCTGCGCAAGATGTACTCCTGGAGTGAAGAGGACAAATACGCCGAGTAA
- a CDS encoding ABC transporter substrate-binding protein yields the protein MKRKKVLALTLALAMAVTSFAGCAKPSETASSAVESQAATGEPVTLTHWYWADSSDYSAKMKEIVEDFNKSNKSNITVKAEEYPWDGGAYSENLFNAVMGGGGPDTAAWKLTATPLFTANNLLASLDDYVAKWENKGDIDDNIYNIMKQAGGKNEMYVMPWNIQILYVYYRPSIFKKAGVEVPTTYEEFLQAIKKTTMDTNGDGKTDIYGFGMRGAKGGQEPWGSFIYGRGGSFDNLTSAESVQGMQDYIDLYKNGYVPPTATQDGFNEIIANFKSGKTAMTIHHTGSSKGMVETFGDDVAAFPFPKGKGQWTSMGDTENVIFQASKNKDAAFEWVSYLAAGEGQEKWCKITGNVPVSKKVQALPEFQDNKFMKASIAGQSYAGIIPIKDTTTEWISTIWPNTVASALTGKETAADAMKTLQEGLYGKK from the coding sequence ATGAAGAGGAAAAAAGTACTGGCACTTACCCTGGCGCTGGCAATGGCTGTCACATCGTTTGCCGGCTGCGCCAAACCGTCCGAAACTGCGTCCAGCGCGGTGGAATCTCAGGCTGCTACTGGGGAACCGGTTACCCTTACCCACTGGTACTGGGCAGACAGCTCCGACTACTCCGCCAAAATGAAGGAAATTGTTGAGGATTTCAACAAATCCAACAAGAGCAACATCACAGTCAAAGCTGAAGAATACCCCTGGGACGGCGGCGCGTACAGTGAGAACCTGTTCAATGCTGTTATGGGCGGTGGCGGCCCCGACACCGCGGCATGGAAGCTGACGGCTACTCCGCTGTTCACCGCGAACAACCTGCTGGCCAGCCTGGACGACTATGTGGCCAAGTGGGAAAACAAGGGCGATATTGATGATAACATTTACAACATTATGAAGCAGGCCGGCGGCAAAAACGAAATGTACGTTATGCCCTGGAACATTCAGATTCTGTATGTGTATTATCGTCCGTCTATCTTCAAAAAGGCCGGCGTAGAGGTTCCGACAACGTATGAGGAATTCCTCCAGGCAATCAAGAAGACGACTATGGATACCAACGGCGACGGTAAAACCGATATTTACGGCTTTGGTATGCGCGGCGCGAAGGGCGGCCAGGAACCCTGGGGCAGCTTCATCTACGGCCGCGGCGGCAGCTTCGATAACCTGACCAGCGCTGAATCCGTTCAGGGCATGCAGGACTATATCGATCTGTACAAGAACGGTTATGTGCCGCCCACGGCTACTCAGGACGGCTTTAACGAGATCATTGCCAACTTCAAGTCCGGCAAAACCGCGATGACCATTCACCACACCGGCTCTTCCAAGGGCATGGTAGAAACCTTCGGCGACGACGTTGCCGCATTCCCGTTCCCCAAGGGCAAGGGCCAGTGGACCTCCATGGGCGATACCGAGAACGTGATCTTCCAGGCCAGCAAAAACAAGGACGCCGCGTTTGAGTGGGTTTCTTATCTGGCAGCCGGCGAAGGCCAGGAGAAATGGTGCAAGATTACCGGCAACGTGCCTGTCAGCAAGAAAGTGCAGGCTCTGCCTGAGTTCCAGGATAACAAGTTTATGAAGGCTTCCATTGCTGGTCAGTCCTACGCGGGCATCATCCCCATCAAAGACACCACCACCGAGTGGATCAGCACAATTTGGCCCAACACGGTTGCTTCGGCTCTGACCGGCAAAGAGACCGCTGCAGACGCCATGAAGACCCTGCAGGAAGGCCTGTACGGTAAGAAATAA
- a CDS encoding iron-containing alcohol dehydrogenase, translated as MESFVYQVPTKVIFGKDAELQIAPEAASRGVKRALLVYGGGSVVKSGLLARMEESLTKAGVEVQTLGGVQPNPRLQLAREGVRQALEFGAELILAVGGGSVIDTAKAVAIGTANPDTDIWEFWLRHKAVTKALPVAVVLTISAAGSETSDSAVLTDTETNTKRGLNCPFNRPAFSALNPELTMTLPKFQIACGAVDMMMHTMDRYFNPVVTNQVTDEIAEALLRVIIRNGPVALKDSHNYTAMSELMWAGSLSHNELTGLGGQKDFAPHQLGHELSGKFDVAHGASLSAIWSSWATYTRATNPERFARFGKNVWELTGTDTEELSKAAIQAADRYFRSLDMPTNFTELGIGVQTEEVIEDLAWRCSFQDTRTIGTFQKLNRQDIAKIYRLANK; from the coding sequence TTGGAAAGCTTCGTGTATCAGGTACCTACCAAAGTCATTTTCGGAAAAGACGCAGAGCTTCAAATCGCACCGGAAGCTGCATCCCGTGGTGTGAAACGGGCTCTTTTGGTATACGGCGGCGGCAGCGTTGTGAAAAGCGGACTGCTGGCCCGGATGGAAGAATCCCTCACAAAAGCCGGGGTTGAGGTGCAGACTCTGGGCGGCGTACAGCCGAACCCGAGGCTTCAGCTGGCGCGGGAGGGCGTGCGGCAGGCGCTGGAATTCGGCGCGGAGCTGATTCTGGCCGTGGGCGGCGGCAGCGTGATCGACACCGCCAAGGCCGTCGCGATTGGCACGGCGAATCCCGATACGGACATCTGGGAATTCTGGCTGCGCCATAAAGCCGTTACAAAAGCCCTGCCGGTAGCCGTAGTGCTTACGATTTCGGCAGCGGGCAGCGAAACGAGTGATTCCGCCGTTCTCACCGATACGGAAACCAACACCAAGCGCGGGCTGAACTGCCCGTTTAACCGCCCGGCTTTTTCGGCACTGAACCCCGAGCTGACGATGACCCTGCCCAAATTCCAGATCGCCTGCGGCGCTGTGGATATGATGATGCACACGATGGACCGCTACTTTAATCCTGTTGTGACCAATCAGGTGACAGACGAGATTGCGGAAGCCTTGCTACGGGTAATCATCCGCAATGGCCCTGTCGCGCTGAAAGACTCACACAATTACACCGCTATGAGTGAGTTGATGTGGGCCGGCAGTCTTTCCCACAACGAGCTAACAGGGCTTGGCGGGCAGAAGGACTTTGCCCCTCACCAGTTGGGTCATGAGCTGAGCGGCAAGTTCGACGTAGCGCACGGCGCATCGCTCTCCGCCATCTGGAGCTCTTGGGCAACGTATACCCGTGCCACAAATCCCGAGCGCTTCGCCCGTTTCGGCAAAAACGTGTGGGAACTGACCGGTACTGACACCGAGGAACTCTCGAAAGCTGCGATTCAAGCTGCGGATCGCTATTTCCGCTCCCTCGATATGCCGACGAACTTTACCGAGCTGGGCATCGGTGTGCAGACGGAAGAGGTCATTGAAGACCTGGCCTGGCGCTGCTCGTTCCAAGATACCCGCACCATCGGCACCTTCCAGAAGCTGAACCGTCAGGATATTGCGAAAATCTACCGCCTGGCAAACAAATAA
- a CDS encoding cupin domain-containing protein produces MKIQSFEMNGEGMQRVYENEKWTIGIKNWKPANDITGTTCLERHNKTDELFVLLNGRCTLISAEEVDGELKLEALEMEPFKVYNIPQSLWHNTVTQKDTKMVLIEDVSTGMENSDVIDLTPTQIETLKSLVK; encoded by the coding sequence ATGAAAATTCAAAGCTTTGAAATGAACGGCGAAGGCATGCAGAGAGTCTACGAGAATGAAAAGTGGACCATCGGCATTAAAAACTGGAAGCCCGCAAACGACATTACCGGCACTACCTGCCTGGAGCGCCACAACAAGACCGACGAGCTGTTTGTACTGCTCAACGGCCGCTGCACTCTGATCAGTGCGGAAGAGGTTGACGGCGAGCTGAAGCTGGAAGCGCTGGAGATGGAGCCGTTCAAGGTTTACAATATTCCTCAGTCTCTGTGGCACAACACCGTGACCCAGAAGGATACCAAAATGGTTCTCATTGAGGATGTTTCCACCGGAATGGAGAACAGCGATGTGATCGACCTGACACCTACTCAGATTGAAACGCTGAAATCTTTGGTGAAATAA